The following coding sequences are from one Dermacentor silvarum isolate Dsil-2018 chromosome 4, BIME_Dsil_1.4, whole genome shotgun sequence window:
- the LOC125945079 gene encoding uncharacterized protein LOC125945079 produces MTPLPKAVVLDAAWTNLSSSTSTLPSTIEEQAIPVATCGLGGCAQTQTANPFTLVMQVSKAYSLFSKKSSNRFLLQLPSLHCCLLVALECSHVIRALLMMSGDVESNPCPDSDALLAQLKNLSAGQPQLISQVQDLKTHLLSTDKAIADLGRRMTNLEGHYQNLVSLRSDFETVKTCTAQVATAVHRLETRIDDAENQSRRNNLIFYGLPESTGSETFAQTEQLIIKHCHNHWNICIEPKEIERAHRLGHRTGTNRHRPIIAKFTFHKTKELVLSNGRKFKRTSFSVGEDFSRSVQNARWHLVTFAKSKSLPFSLRFKTLHMSHKRYVYDEQTQSVKEII; encoded by the exons ATGACACCGCTACCGAAGGCGGTAGTGCTCgatgcagcgtggacaaacctgTCGTCATCAACATCAACTCTCCCATCAACTATAGAAGAGCAGGCAATACCGGTGGCGACTTGTGGgctcggcggctgtgcacagacgcagaccgctaatccattcactcttgtcatgcag GTTAGTAAAGCTTACAGTCTTTTTTCTAAGAAGTCTAGCAATCGTTTCCTGCTTCAGCTGCCGAGCCTGCACTGCTGCCTTCTTGTCGCTCTTGAGTGTTCTCATGTAATTCGTGCTTTGTTGATGATGTCGGGTGATGTCGAAAGCAACCCGTGCCCGGACTCCGATGCTTTACTAGCTCAATTGAAGAACTTGTCTGCTGGACAGCCGCAATTAATCAGTCAGGTTCAAGACCTGAAAACTCACTTATTGTCGACGGACAAAGCTATTGCTGATCTGGGCAGGCGCATGACTAATCTCGAAGGGCATTATCAAAATCTTGTCTCCCTACGCTCTGACTTCGAAACCGTGAAAACGTGTACCGCTCAAGTGGCCACCGCGGTACACCGGCTTGAaacgcgtattgatgacgccgagAACCAGTCACGACGCAATAATCTTATTTTTTATGGCCTCCCTGAATCAACTGGATCAGAGACGTTTGCCCAGACCGAGCAACTTATCATCAAGCACTGCCACAATCATTGGAATATTTGTATCGAGCCGAAAGAAATTGAGCGCGCACATCGTCTCGGTCATCGCACAGGTACTAACCGCCACCGTCCTATCATAGCGAAATTCACCTTCCATAAAACAAAAGAATTGGTTCTTTCTAACGGCCGCAAGTTCAAAAGAACCAGCTTCAGCGTTGGAGAGGATTTCTCTCGTTCCGTACAAAACGCTCGCTGGCATCTCGTTACTTTCGCTAAAAGCAAATCATTACCTTTCTCTCTGCGATTCAAAACACTGCATATGAGCCATAAGCGCTATGTCTATGACGAGCAAACACAATCTGTCAAAGAAATAATATAG